From the genome of Carassius auratus strain Wakin chromosome 26, ASM336829v1, whole genome shotgun sequence, one region includes:
- the LOC113043941 gene encoding mucin-22-like, with amino-acid sequence MITTGFRKDSYQCWTLSKMERKAFIIMWIFFATVQVGTTQSTTDSTSPSSVSTVDTSATPTATTTSSTTTTAVTESSTTTAGDTTTAPQTSVTTTEPSTTATTTEVPATTTTTLTESSTTTAGVTTTAPQTSVTTAESSTTATTTAVPSTTTTTLTESSTNTAGVTTTAAETSVTTAESSTTAEPSTTITTFTESSTSTAGITTTAPQTIVTTESSTTAVPSATTTLTESSTTTAGVTTTAPQTSVTTAESSKTATTTGVPSTTTTTLTESSTTTAGDTTTAPQTTVTTAESSTTAVPLTTTSLTESSTTTSGVTTTAPQTSSTTTESSTTVTTTAVPSITTTAVTESSTTTSGVTTTAAQTSVTTTESSTTAVPSTTTTPTESSTTTAGVTTTAPQTSATTAESSTTATTKAVSSTTTTTLTESSTTTTGFTATAPQTSVTTAESSTTATTTAVPSTTTTSLTESSTTTAGVTTTAPQTSITTAESSTTVVPSTTTSLTKPSTTTSGVTTTAPQNSVTTTESSTTVTTTAVPSTTTTAVTESSTTTSGATTTAPQTSVTTAVSSTTAVPSTITTSTESSTTTAGVTTTAPKISVTTAESSTTATTTEVPSTTTTTLTEPSTTTAGVTTTAPQTSVTTAESSTTATTTAVPSTTTTTLTESSTTTAGVTTTAPQTSVTTAESSTTATTTAMPSTTTTTLTESSTTPTGVTTTAAQTSVTTAESSTTATTTALPSTTTTAVTESSTSTAGVTTTAPQTTVTTAESSTTPTTTAATTTAVPSTTTTTLTESSTTPAGVTTTAAQTSVTTAESSTTTTTTALPSTTTTAVTESSTSTAGVTTTAPQTTVTTAESSTTPTTTAVPSTTTTTLTESSTTTAGVTTTAPQTSVTTAESSTTATTTAVPSTTTTTFTESSTPTAGVTSTAPKTSVTTAESSTTATTTVVLLMTSTAVSESSTTTSGATTTAPQTSGTTTESSTTVTTTVVPSTTTTTPTESSTTTAGVTTTAPQTSVSTAESSTTYNNSGALNNHYNPY; translated from the exons ATGATCACCACTGGATTTAGAAAAGACTCTTATCAGTGTTGGACTCTTTCCAAAATGGAGCGAAAAGCCTTTATCataatgtggattttttttg CAACAGTTCAAGTTGGAACAACTCAGTCCACAACAGATTCAACATCACCATCATCTGTTAGTACAGTGGACACCTCTGCAACACCCACAGCTACAACAACATCTTCAACAACCACGACAGCGgttactgaatcatccaccactactgcaggagataccacaacagcaccacaaactagtgtTACAACAACTGAACCCTCCACGACAGCTACAACAACAGAAGTGCCCGCAACAACCACTACAACtcttactgaatcatccaccactacagcaggagttaccacaacagcaccacaaactagtgttacaacagctgaatcctccacaacagccacaacaacagcagtgccctcaacaaccactacaactcttactgaatcatccaccaatactgcaggagttaccacaacagcagcagaaactagtgttacaacagctgaatcctcTACAACAGCAGAACCCTCAACAACCATTACAACTTTCACTGAATCATCCACTTCTACTGCAGGAATTACCACAACAGCACCTCAAACTATTGTGACaactgaatcctccacaacagcaGTGCCCTCAGCCACTACAACtcttactgaatcatccaccactactgcaggagttaccacaacagcaccacaaactagtgttacaacagctgaatcctccaAAACCGCCACAACAACAGGAGTGCCCTCAACAACCACTACAACtcttactgaatcatccaccactactGCCGGAgataccacaacagcaccacaaactactgttacaacagctgaatcctccacaacagcgGTGCCCTTAACCACTACATCTCTTACTGAATCATCAACGACTACTtcaggagttaccacaacagcaccacaaactagtaGTACAACaactgaatcctccacaacagtTACAACAACTGCGGTGCCCTCAATAACTACTACAGCTgttactgaatcatccaccactactTCAGGAGTTACAACTACAGCCGCACAAACTAGTGTTACAACaactgaatcctccacaacagcaGTACCCTCAACCACTACAACTCctactgaatcatccaccactactgcaggagttaccacaacagcaccacaaactagtgctacaacagctgaatcctccacaacagccaCAACAAAAGCGGTGTCCTCAACAACCACTACAACTCTTACTGAATCATCTACCACTACTACAGGATTTACCgcaacagcaccacaaactagtgttacaacagctgaatcctccacaacagccaCAACAACAGCAGTGCCCTCAACAACCACTACATCTCTTACTGAATCATCCACTACTACcgcaggagttaccacaacagcaccacaaactagtattacaacagctgaatcctccacaacagtGGTGCCCTCAACCACTACATCTCTTACTAAACCATCGACCACTACTtcaggagttaccacaacagcaccacaaaataGTGTTACAACaactgaatcctccacaacagtTACAACAACTGCGGTGCCCTCAACAACTACTACAGCTgttactgaatcatccaccactactTCAGGAgctaccacaacagcaccacaaactagtgtTACAACAGCTGTATCCTCAACAACAGCAGTGCCCTCAACCATTACAACTTctactgaatcatccaccactactgcaggggttaccacaacagcaccaaaaATTAGTGTTACAACAGCTGAATCTTCCACAACAGCCACAACAACAGAAGTGCCCTCAACAACCACTACAACTCTTACTGAACCATCCACCACTactgcaggagttaccacaacagcaccacaaactagtgttacaacagctgaatcctccacaacagccacaacaacagcagtgccctcaacaaccactacaactcttactgaatcatccaccactactgcaggagttaccacaacagcaccacaaactagtgttacaacagctgaatcctccacaacagccaCAACGACAGCGATGCCCTCAACAACCACTACAACtcttactgaatcatccaccactcccacaggagttaccacaacagcagcgcaaactagtgttacaacagctgaatcctccacaacagccaCAACAACAGCGTTACCCTCAACAACCACTACAGCTgttactgaatcatccaccagtactgcaggagttaccacaacagcaccacagaCTACTGttacaacagctgaatcctccacaacacccacaacaacagca gccacaacaacagcagtgccctcaacaaccactacaactcttactgaatcatccaccactcccgcaggagttaccacaacagcagcgcaaactagtgttacaacagctgaatcctccacaaccACCACAACAACAGCGTTGCCCTCAACAACCACTACAGCTgttactgaatcatccaccagtactgcaggagttaccacaacagcaccacagaCTACTGttacaacagctgaatcctccacaacacccacaacaacagcagtgccctcaacaaccactacaactcttactgaatcatccaccactactgcaggagttaccacaacagcaccacaaactagtgttacaacagctgaatcctccacaacagccaCAACAACAGCGGTGCCCTCAACAACCACTACAACTTTTACTGAATCATCAACCCCTACTGCAGGAGTTACCTCAACAGCACCAAAAACTAGTGttacaacagctgaatcctccacaacagctaCAACAACTGTGGTGCTCTTAATGACCTCTACAGCTGTTTctgaatcatccaccactactTCAGGAgctaccacaacagcaccacaaactagtgGTACAACaactgaatcctccacaacagtTACAACAACCGTGGTGCCCTCAACAACCACTACAACTCctactgaatcatccaccactaccgcaggagttaccacaacagcaccacaaactagtgtttcaacagctgaatcctccacaac tTACAACAACAGCGGTGCCCTCAACAACCACTACAACCCctactga
- the LOC113044082 gene encoding integumentary mucin C.1-like yields MTTSTTASTTTTTATTTTTPTTKPLTSTTKVPATTTTQFVPVYITSLVFRSLDIFIIDLSNQSSQAFKSRSELVRSQLEPIYRARYPSFIRVIVLSFRPGSVITETQLVFNSTQVLPTVQEISESLMSAVVTGGVDPLNIIPSTVSVNGSVINMTVAATTTTTAATTSASSGLKIQSSLFQATWLIIMAKILQLFL; encoded by the exons ATGACTACTTCAACTAcagcatcaacaacaacaacaacagctacaacaacaaCCACACCAACAACAAAACCCTTGACATCTACAACTAAAGTGCCTGCAACTACAACTACACAATTTGTACCTGTGTACATAACATCTCTGGTGTTCCGCTctttagacatatttataattgATCTCAGTAATCAAAGCTCTCAGGCCTTCAAGTCAAGATCTGAGCTTGTCAGATCTCAG CTTGAACCCATCTACAGAGCAAGATATCCTTCCTTCATCAGAGTGATTGTCTTAAGTTTCCG TCCTGGGTCAGTCATCACAGAAACCCAACTAGTTTTTAACTCCACACAAGTTCTTCCAACCGTTCAAGAGATTTCAGAGTCCCTCATGTCAGCAGTGGTAACAGGTGGTGTTGATCCACTGAACATAATCCCTTCAACGGTTTCAGTCAATGGTTCAG ttatAAATATGACTGTAGCTgcaactacaacaacaactgcAGCTACAACTTCAGCTTCAAGTGGATTGAAGATTCAATCCAGCCTATTCCAAGCAACATGGCTCATTATTATGGCAAAAATATTACAACTTTTCCTATAG
- the LOC113043942 gene encoding mucin-5AC-like: MSTTSAAETSTTTDTSTIETTAPESSTPSAAETSTKSETSTVTTIAAVTSTTSTAETSTTTETTTITSAPETSTTNTSTISASPVTSTTSAAETSTRTETSTITTTAPETSTTSAAETSTPTETSTVTTTASETSTTTETSTKTETSTVTTTASEISTTSAAETSTTTETSTVATTAPETSTNSATESSTTTETSTVATTASELSTSSATETSTTNESSTITTTPPETSTTSTADTSTTTETSTITTGVPETSTTSVAETSTTTETSTLAIIDQKSSTTSAAETSTTTETSTVATTAPETSTTSAAETSTTTETSTVTTTAPETSTTSAVETSTTTETTIITTAPETSTTSAAENIYHNRDFHSCNDCSRIIHH, translated from the exons atgTCCACCACAAGcgctgcagaaacatctaccacaacTGACACTTCCACGATTGAAACGACTGCTCCTGAATCGTCCACCCCTAGtgctgcagaaacatctaccaaaTCTGAGACTTCCACAGTCACAACGATTGCAGCTGTAACATCCACCACtagcacagcagaaacatctaccacaacAGAGACTACCACAATCACGAGTGCTCCTGAAACATCCACCAcaa ACACTTCCACAATCTCGGCTTCTCCTGTAACATCCACCACAAGTGCAGCAGAGACATCTACAAGAACTGaaacttccacaatcacaacaactgctcctgaaacgtccaccactagtgcagcagaaacatctactcCAACTGAGACTTCCACAGTCACAACGACTGCTTCTGAAACCTccaccacta cagaaacatctaccaaaACTGAGACTTCCACAGTCACAACAACTGCTTCTGAAATATCCACCAccagtgcagcagaaacatctaccacaacTGAGACTTCCACAGTCGCAAcgactgctcctgaaacatccacCAATAGTGCAACAGAATCATCTACCACAACTGAGACTTCCACAGTCGCAACAACTGCTTCTGAACTGTCCACGAGTAGCGcaacagaaacatctaccacaaaTGAgtcttccacaatcacaacaactccacCAGAAACCTCCACCACTAGCACAGCAGATACATCTACAACAACTGAGACATCCACAATCACAACAGGTGTTCCTGAAACATCCACCACaagtgttgcagaaacatctaccacaacagagacttccacactTGCAATAATTGATCAAAAATCATCCACCACTAGTGCCGCAGAAACTTCTACCACAACTGAGACTTCCACAGTCGCAACGACTGCTCCTGAAACGTCCACCACTAGTGCCGCAGAAACTTCTACCACAACTGAGACTTCCACAGTCACAACGACTGCTCCTGAAACCTCCACCACTAGTGCAGTAGAAACATCTACCACAACTGAGACTACCATAATCActactgctcctgaaacatccaccacaagtgcagcaga aaacatctaccacaacagagacttccactcTTGCAACGACTGCTCCAGAATCATCCACCACtag